A DNA window from Microcystis aeruginosa NIES-843 contains the following coding sequences:
- a CDS encoding anthranilate phosphoribosyltransferase family protein has protein sequence MSDTFRELLKVIGSGTHTGRNLTRPEAAMATKMMLTQEATPAQIGAFMIAHRIKRPTSDELAGMLDAYAELGPQITLESASFQHPIAIFGNPYDGRSRTAPVTPITTLILGLAGVPVVLHGGDRMPTKYGISLREIWQQLGADFSQLSLAAVKDCLITTGFTFFYIPRHFPLVENFVTYREQIGKRPPMATVELMWSPFVGNIHQISGFVHPPTEDRFRETFALRNISHFTTVKGLEGSCDLACNRTAIIGLGNPTDPPSFQRFFLNPRDYGFCPSDYPLESLEMLTAKLKGLLAGENNELTDAAIFNGGFYLWRCGIAPDIPTAFQQAQQCLQSGKALAKLQQICNYLQNQE, from the coding sequence ATGAGTGATACTTTTCGAGAATTATTAAAAGTGATCGGTAGTGGCACCCATACGGGCAGAAATTTAACCCGTCCCGAAGCGGCGATGGCCACCAAGATGATGTTAACCCAAGAAGCAACCCCGGCCCAAATCGGTGCTTTTATGATTGCCCATCGCATTAAACGCCCCACCAGCGATGAGTTAGCGGGAATGCTTGATGCCTACGCCGAGCTTGGCCCGCAAATAACCCTAGAATCAGCCTCTTTTCAGCATCCGATCGCTATTTTTGGCAATCCCTACGATGGACGCTCTCGCACTGCCCCGGTTACTCCGATCACTACTTTAATCTTAGGGTTGGCGGGGGTTCCCGTAGTCCTGCACGGGGGCGATCGAATGCCGACTAAATACGGTATTTCCCTGAGGGAAATCTGGCAGCAATTAGGAGCAGATTTTAGTCAATTATCCTTAGCAGCAGTGAAAGACTGTTTAATCACCACAGGATTCACTTTTTTCTATATTCCGCGCCATTTTCCCCTAGTAGAGAATTTTGTTACCTATCGGGAGCAAATCGGTAAACGTCCGCCCATGGCCACGGTAGAGTTAATGTGGTCGCCTTTTGTGGGTAATATTCATCAGATATCGGGTTTTGTTCATCCCCCCACCGAAGATCGTTTTCGCGAAACTTTCGCTCTGAGAAATATCTCTCACTTCACCACCGTGAAAGGATTAGAGGGGAGTTGTGATTTAGCCTGTAATCGGACGGCGATTATCGGTCTGGGAAATCCCACCGATCCCCCTTCCTTTCAGCGATTTTTCCTAAATCCTCGCGATTATGGCTTCTGTCCCTCGGATTATCCCCTCGAATCTTTAGAGATGCTCACCGCTAAATTAAAGGGTTTATTAGCTGGAGAAAATAATGAATTAACCGATGCGGCAATTTTTAACGGTGGTTTTTATCTTTGGCGCTGTGGAATTGCCCCGGATATCCCCACCGCTTTCCAGCAAGCACAACAATGTTTACAGTCGGGAAAAGCCCTGGCTAAACTGCAACAAATCTGTAATTATCTCCAAAATCAGGAATAG
- a CDS encoding sulfate ABC transporter substrate-binding protein: MNVSLLPIRSLFRPFRSLSGRSFLSFLLVGLLASLALASCGGIGSKPEVKLNLVSFSVTKAAHDQIIPKFVEKWRKEHNQKVIFQRSYGGSLAQADDVIAGKQEADVVHLALPLDVMRISQAGLINRGWEERVPRRGVVSHSVAAIVTRAGNPKKIQSWADLAREDVTVLSADPKTSGIAIWQLLALWGSVTQTGGEPQQAWDFVRRIYQKIPTLARDAREASNAFFQEGKGDVLVTYENEVILAARNQPDTNYLVPPVNISIDNPVAVVDRNVDKHGTREVAEAFVNFLYSEPAQQELAKLGYRSVNPFVAKDEGLQFPPIETLFNAQDLGGWTLIEKEFLANNGIFEQIKNQSAS, encoded by the coding sequence ATGAATGTATCACTGTTGCCAATTCGATCGCTGTTTCGTCCCTTTCGTTCCTTATCGGGGAGGAGCTTCCTTTCCTTCCTGTTAGTGGGACTGTTGGCAAGTCTCGCCCTCGCCTCCTGCGGGGGAATCGGCTCAAAACCGGAGGTGAAACTGAATCTCGTTTCCTTCTCGGTCACGAAAGCCGCCCACGACCAGATTATCCCGAAATTCGTCGAGAAATGGCGGAAAGAGCATAACCAAAAAGTCATTTTCCAGCGCAGTTACGGCGGTTCCCTGGCCCAGGCCGATGACGTGATTGCTGGGAAACAAGAGGCGGACGTGGTACATCTCGCCCTTCCCCTCGACGTGATGCGGATATCTCAAGCCGGCCTGATTAATCGCGGTTGGGAAGAGCGGGTTCCGAGAAGGGGAGTGGTGAGTCACTCGGTTGCGGCGATTGTCACGCGGGCGGGAAATCCGAAAAAGATTCAATCTTGGGCGGATCTGGCTAGAGAGGACGTTACGGTTCTATCCGCCGATCCGAAAACTTCCGGGATCGCTATTTGGCAGTTATTAGCCCTCTGGGGTTCGGTGACGCAAACGGGGGGCGAACCGCAACAGGCATGGGATTTTGTCCGCCGGATCTATCAAAAGATTCCCACCCTAGCCAGGGACGCGCGGGAAGCCAGCAATGCCTTTTTCCAAGAAGGAAAGGGGGATGTTTTAGTCACCTACGAAAACGAGGTAATTCTAGCGGCAAGAAATCAACCAGATACCAATTACTTAGTCCCCCCGGTCAATATCTCGATCGATAATCCCGTGGCGGTGGTGGATAGAAATGTCGATAAACACGGCACGCGAGAGGTGGCCGAGGCCTTTGTGAATTTCCTCTATTCCGAGCCGGCACAACAGGAATTGGCCAAATTAGGCTATCGCTCGGTCAATCCCTTCGTGGCCAAGGATGAAGGATTACAATTCCCGCCGATCGAAACTCTTTTCAACGCCCAAGATCTCGGCGGTTGGACGTTGATCGAAAAGGAATTTCTGGCCAATAACGGCATCTTTGAGCAGATTAAAAACCAGTCCGCTTCTTAA
- the sigC gene encoding RNA polymerase sigma factor SigC, with translation MSAINPSTLETEFICPSFSILKLKENSLDLDEDFLGSDLEDDLVSSPEKSYSNGTTTDLVRLYLQDIGRVPLLKRDEEVEQAQQVQRHLSLLKLCAAAVKQGDAQVQQFVKLIEVRDQLTAQLAHRPSLERWAKTAQIRVSELKNALKAGKQRWAHLAGLEVGELEEIIALGTRAKEQMIKANLRLVVSVAKKYQNRGLELLDLIQEGTLGLERAVKKFDPTKGYRFSTYAYWWIRQGMTRAIATKSQIIRLPVHITEKLNRIKKAQRKISQMRGRTATVEEIAQELALTPEAVRELLMTVPRSVSLEIKVGKEKDTELLDLLEIEAVSSENHFVYESLQRDIRELLADLTAREREVIELRYGFLDGKSHSLADIGRTLELSRERVRQIELKALQKLRQSQLHNQIRDYFEALS, from the coding sequence ATGTCTGCAATTAACCCCTCGACGCTCGAAACTGAATTTATCTGTCCCTCTTTTTCTATCTTAAAACTGAAGGAAAACTCGCTCGACCTGGATGAAGATTTTCTCGGCAGTGATTTGGAAGATGATTTAGTATCTAGTCCCGAAAAAAGCTACAGCAACGGCACAACTACCGATTTAGTACGTTTATACCTACAAGACATTGGCAGAGTGCCTCTACTCAAACGGGACGAGGAAGTTGAACAAGCGCAACAGGTACAGCGTCATCTGTCTTTACTGAAATTATGCGCCGCCGCCGTTAAACAAGGTGATGCACAAGTACAGCAATTTGTCAAGTTAATTGAGGTGCGCGATCAGCTAACCGCTCAATTAGCCCATCGTCCCTCCCTAGAACGCTGGGCAAAAACCGCCCAAATCAGGGTGTCTGAGTTAAAAAATGCTTTAAAAGCAGGGAAACAGCGTTGGGCGCACCTAGCGGGCTTAGAAGTGGGGGAATTAGAAGAAATTATTGCCCTTGGTACCCGTGCCAAAGAACAGATGATCAAGGCCAATTTACGTCTGGTGGTGTCGGTGGCCAAAAAATATCAGAATCGCGGTTTAGAATTATTGGATTTGATTCAAGAGGGAACCCTGGGTTTAGAACGCGCCGTCAAGAAATTTGATCCCACCAAAGGCTATCGTTTTAGTACCTATGCCTACTGGTGGATCCGTCAAGGAATGACAAGAGCGATCGCAACTAAAAGCCAGATTATTCGCTTACCGGTTCATATTACCGAAAAACTCAACAGAATTAAGAAGGCACAACGGAAAATCTCGCAAATGCGCGGTCGCACTGCGACCGTAGAGGAAATTGCCCAAGAGTTAGCTCTGACTCCTGAAGCTGTGCGGGAATTGTTGATGACAGTGCCGCGTTCGGTTTCCTTAGAAATAAAAGTGGGTAAGGAAAAAGATACGGAATTATTAGACCTTTTGGAAATCGAAGCAGTGTCTTCAGAAAATCATTTTGTCTATGAATCTTTGCAAAGAGATATCAGAGAACTATTGGCAGATTTAACCGCTCGTGAACGAGAAGTGATTGAATTGCGCTATGGTTTTCTCGATGGTAAATCCCATTCTTTGGCTGATATCGGTCGCACTTTGGAATTATCCCGGGAAAGGGTACGACAAATTGAGTTGAAAGCTTTGCAAAAACTGCGTCAATCCCAGCTACATAATCAAATTCGCGATTATTTTGAAGCGTTGAGTTAG
- a CDS encoding sulfonate ABC transporter substrate-binding protein — translation MLHRSIKCLWKPWRNWRAALPALLFLTSLVGSFLLAGFSDTIAVGQNSRSDNLILNLVDSFKFPRNTTPRLLETVGLFIAGILFCIAIDRWFKRSTPSDITPLAKQARRLGTLKIGYPEGMTNLEVLRAQAFLERRLKPFGVTVTWTSFLAASSLIEALSNGTIDFCGGGGTASIFSQAAEHVFVRVAKEKYTAPKGQAILVPEDSPIETLADLKGKRIAFDRGSSAHYVLIRALMRVNLELSDIEPVYATQPEALVLFRRGEIDAWVVWVPYSPTETRTYPGRSLADLESIFGENASLEVPTYYYAVPELVRDYPDVLKVILEEVNEAGAWAKQQELEATRRLAAHHEIDPAIVTNLEQRASERAIIPIDDRSLTALQHQAHIFRDLKLIPHRVNVRDGTYTLQTKQNWTY, via the coding sequence ATGCTCCACCGTTCGATCAAGTGTCTCTGGAAACCGTGGCGAAATTGGCGGGCAGCTCTTCCCGCGCTGCTTTTTTTGACCAGTCTGGTCGGGAGCTTTCTCCTGGCTGGATTTTCCGACACGATCGCCGTCGGTCAAAATTCTCGATCCGATAACCTGATTCTCAACCTCGTCGATAGCTTTAAATTCCCCCGAAATACCACTCCCCGGCTATTGGAAACCGTGGGATTATTTATCGCTGGAATTCTCTTCTGTATCGCGATCGATCGCTGGTTCAAGCGCTCGACCCCCTCCGATATCACTCCCCTCGCCAAACAAGCGCGGCGGTTAGGAACCCTCAAGATCGGCTACCCCGAGGGCATGACCAATCTGGAAGTTCTCCGCGCCCAGGCCTTTCTGGAAAGACGCTTAAAACCCTTTGGGGTGACGGTAACGTGGACGAGTTTTCTGGCCGCTTCCTCTCTGATCGAGGCCTTGAGCAACGGAACGATCGACTTCTGCGGTGGTGGCGGTACGGCGAGTATTTTCTCCCAAGCGGCGGAACACGTCTTCGTCCGGGTAGCCAAGGAAAAATATACCGCCCCGAAAGGTCAGGCGATTCTCGTGCCTGAGGATTCGCCAATAGAGACGTTGGCGGATTTAAAAGGAAAAAGAATCGCCTTCGATCGGGGTTCGAGCGCCCATTATGTCCTCATCCGCGCACTGATGAGAGTGAATCTAGAATTAAGCGATATCGAACCGGTGTATGCGACTCAACCGGAAGCACTTGTGCTTTTTCGTCGCGGTGAGATCGACGCTTGGGTGGTCTGGGTTCCCTATTCCCCCACGGAGACGCGCACCTATCCGGGAAGATCGTTGGCCGATCTAGAGAGCATCTTCGGGGAAAACGCCTCTCTAGAAGTGCCGACCTATTATTATGCGGTTCCCGAATTGGTACGCGATTATCCCGATGTACTGAAGGTGATTTTAGAAGAGGTGAACGAGGCGGGTGCCTGGGCGAAACAACAGGAGTTAGAGGCGACGAGACGCTTGGCAGCCCACCACGAGATCGATCCAGCGATCGTGACTAATCTCGAACAACGGGCCTCTGAACGTGCCATTATCCCGATCGACGATCGCTCTCTGACGGCCCTACAACACCAAGCTCATATCTTCCGAGACCTGAAGCTGATCCCCCATCGGGTCAATGTGCGCGACGGAACCTACACCCTACAGACGAAACAAAATTGGACATATTAA
- a CDS encoding IS607 family transposase: MDMKLSDYAKKTGISYRTAWRWWKQGNLTGYQLPSGTIIITDDNHSKPDLIACIYARVSSAENKDNLDRQADRLKDYAVARGYKIYKVVKEVGSGLNDNRQQLAKILVDPNYNVLIVEHKDRLARFGTNYLEILLKELDKKVEIVNQSEDNQDELMSDLIAIITSFCSRIYGLRRSKRKTEKIIAELKDNG; the protein is encoded by the coding sequence ATAGATATGAAACTATCAGACTATGCAAAAAAAACAGGAATAAGTTATCGAACGGCTTGGAGGTGGTGGAAACAAGGGAATTTAACAGGTTATCAATTGCCTTCTGGTACAATTATCATAACGGATGACAACCATTCAAAACCCGACTTGATAGCCTGCATTTATGCAAGAGTTTCCAGTGCCGAAAATAAAGACAATCTAGATAGACAAGCTGACCGATTAAAAGATTATGCTGTTGCCAGAGGCTACAAAATCTACAAAGTTGTCAAAGAAGTAGGCAGTGGATTAAACGATAATCGCCAACAATTAGCCAAAATTCTAGTTGACCCCAATTATAATGTTTTAATTGTTGAACACAAAGACCGTCTAGCCAGATTTGGGACTAATTATCTAGAAATCTTGTTAAAAGAACTAGATAAAAAAGTGGAGATTGTCAATCAAAGTGAGGATAATCAGGATGAGTTGATGTCAGATTTAATAGCCATTATAACCTCTTTTTGTTCTCGAATTTACGGATTAAGAAGGTCGAAAAGAAAGACAGAAAAGATTATAGCTGAGTTAAAAGACAACGGATAA
- a CDS encoding IS5-like element ISMae4 family transposase, whose protein sequence is MFISKIMDYQNLSDEQFKRRFGVYKQTYRKMVESVKSVEADSNSPSKRGPKPKLSIEEQVLVTLEYWREYRTYFHIGTSWELSESTICRIVNKTEKMLLQSGNFRLKGKKALLNQAEIPVITVMDVTETPIERPQKKQKDFLGGKRGYHTLKSQLVADQNTKEIICVFCGKGRGHDFSLFKKSRVRFHPLTTSIEDSGYQGIAAYHSNSYTPKKKSKNRKLTELEKEYNKALAKERIIIEPINRKLKIFKILSCKYRNRRRRYSLRVNLLAAIYNCELGIGIAAS, encoded by the coding sequence ATGTTTATTAGCAAAATTATGGATTATCAAAACTTATCAGATGAACAATTCAAACGCCGTTTCGGTGTGTATAAACAAACCTATAGAAAGATGGTAGAATCAGTAAAAAGTGTTGAAGCCGACTCTAATTCACCATCTAAAAGGGGACCGAAACCTAAACTATCTATAGAAGAACAAGTTTTAGTAACGTTAGAATATTGGCGAGAATATAGAACATATTTTCACATTGGTACAAGCTGGGAACTATCAGAATCAACTATATGTCGGATTGTAAATAAGACGGAAAAAATGCTTTTACAATCGGGAAACTTCCGTTTAAAAGGAAAAAAAGCTTTACTCAATCAAGCAGAGATACCGGTCATAACGGTAATGGATGTAACGGAAACTCCCATTGAACGCCCCCAAAAGAAACAGAAAGATTTTTTGGGGGGTAAAAGAGGTTATCATACTTTAAAATCCCAATTAGTAGCTGATCAAAATACAAAGGAAATTATCTGTGTCTTTTGTGGGAAAGGTAGAGGTCATGATTTTAGTTTATTTAAAAAAAGTCGAGTTCGTTTTCATCCTTTAACTACCAGCATAGAAGACAGTGGTTATCAGGGAATAGCTGCATACCATAGTAATAGTTATACACCGAAAAAGAAATCGAAAAATAGAAAATTAACAGAGTTAGAAAAAGAGTATAACAAGGCTTTAGCCAAAGAAAGGATTATCATTGAACCTATAAATAGGAAACTCAAAATCTTTAAAATCTTATCCTGTAAATATCGGAATCGTCGTCGAAGATATAGTTTAAGAGTTAACTTGTTGGCGGCTATTTATAACTGTGAGTTAGGGATAGGTATAGCAGCTTCTTAA
- a CDS encoding cadmium resistance transporter — protein sequence MDWLIEIVKIAVATGIATTFDDNIYLTGFFSEVNRTFRPVHVVVGELVGFTALVSVSLLGFLLGLIIPPIYIGLLGILPILIGVRNLLTLNRDNERETADRKVNLRRNARFHGFASRRLSLGQVFSDRQTYKVSAVTISNGGNNLGIYIPLFANSTVAQLAVIIPICYLIVCTWLFLSYNLTRQPGIAVVLSRYASKLFPFVLMWLGLRIILDNGSYRLLIPTG from the coding sequence ATGGATTGGTTGATCGAAATCGTCAAAATCGCGGTGGCCACCGGCATAGCCACCACCTTCGACGACAATATTTATCTAACCGGCTTCTTTAGCGAGGTAAATCGTACCTTTCGCCCGGTTCACGTTGTCGTCGGCGAGCTAGTCGGGTTTACGGCCTTAGTATCGGTGAGCTTGCTGGGTTTTCTACTCGGCTTAATCATCCCGCCGATTTATATCGGTCTTCTCGGAATCTTGCCGATCCTCATCGGTGTGAGAAATTTACTGACGTTAAATCGCGATAACGAGAGGGAAACCGCAGATCGCAAGGTGAATTTGCGAAGAAACGCCCGATTTCACGGATTCGCCTCCCGCAGACTATCCCTCGGTCAAGTCTTCAGCGATCGCCAAACCTATAAAGTTTCCGCGGTCACGATATCCAATGGCGGCAATAATCTCGGTATCTACATTCCCCTATTCGCCAATAGTACCGTGGCGCAGTTAGCCGTAATCATCCCGATCTGCTATCTAATCGTCTGTACTTGGTTATTTCTCTCCTATAATCTAACCCGCCAACCGGGGATCGCGGTTGTCCTCAGCCGTTATGCCAGTAAGCTTTTCCCTTTTGTGCTGATGTGGTTGGGGCTACGGATTATTCTCGATAACGGCTCCTATCGCCTGTTGATTCCCACCGGGTAA